CTCAAGCTCGCCCCCCTCTTGGCCCAGCGGGGGCAGGAGCTGGCGGCGCTGGATCCGCGGCAGCATTGGAACGGAGCGGTGGGGGCGGGGACGGCCCAGTTGCGCCACGCGGAGCTTTACTCCCGTTTGTTCCGCAGCTGAGCCGATCACCATGCTCAACTTCAACGGTGCTCAGGGGCTGAGGCGATGACGACCAGTCGTTTGCGGGTGGGTGTGGCCGGTCCGGTCGGCTCGGGGAAGACGGCTCTCGTGGAGGCGCTCTGTCGTCGTCTGCGTGACCGACTGGAGCTGGCGGTGGTCACCAACGACATCTATACCCAGGAGGACGCCCAATTCCTGACCCGCGCTGGAGCGCTGGAGCCCGGGCGCATTCGTGGCGTCGAGACTGGAGGCTGTCCCCATACGGCCATTCGGGAGGACTGTTCGATTAACCGAGCGGCCGTCGCGGATCTCGAGGAGGCCTATCCGAATCTCGATCTGGTGCTGGTCGAGAGCGGTGGTGACAACTTGGCGGCCAGCTTCAGCCCGGAGCTGGTGGACCTCTGCATCTATGTCATTGATGTGGCGGCTGGAGACAAGATTCCGCGCAAAGGCGGTCCTGGCATTACGCGATCCGACCTGCTGGTGATCAACAAGATCGATTTGGCGCCCATGGTGGGGGCCAGCCTTGAGGTGATGGAGCGCGACACCGA
This DNA window, taken from Synechococcus sp. LTW-R, encodes the following:
- the ureG gene encoding urease accessory protein UreG, which gives rise to MTTSRLRVGVAGPVGSGKTALVEALCRRLRDRLELAVVTNDIYTQEDAQFLTRAGALEPGRIRGVETGGCPHTAIREDCSINRAAVADLEEAYPNLDLVLVESGGDNLAASFSPELVDLCIYVIDVAAGDKIPRKGGPGITRSDLLVINKIDLAPMVGASLEVMERDTERMRPGRGWCFTNLHSGEGLEQVETFLLQQLPR